From a single Phragmites australis chromosome 7, lpPhrAust1.1, whole genome shotgun sequence genomic region:
- the LOC133923451 gene encoding cysteine proteinase inhibitor 10-like has product MERTATSTTGATSLLLLLLLIVATSVAAEAASAPAAVVGGRRDIKDVGSNKEVQSLGRFAVAEHNRRLRHGGGRGNDPVSVLLSFRAVAAAQEQVVSGVAYYLKVIARDRATGCDRPFDAVVVVRAWLMSKELVSFTPSQK; this is encoded by the coding sequence ATGGAAAGaaccgccacctccaccacaGGCGCCACCTCCCTCCTACTCctactcctcctcatcgtcgccACCTCCGTGGCCGCCGAAGCAGCGTCCGCACCGGCGGCCGTGGTGGGCGGGCGGAGGGATATCAAGGACGTAGGCTCGAACAAGGAGGTGCAGTCCCTGGGCCGGTTCGCCGTGGCCGAGCACAACCGCCGCCTCCGtcacggcggcggccgcggcaaCGACCCCGTCTCGGTCCTCCTCTCCTTCAGGGCAGTGGCCGCGGCGCAGGAGCAGGTCGTCTCCGGCGTGGCGTACTACCTGAAGGTCATCGCGCGGGACCGAGCCACCGGCTGCGACAGGCCGTTCGACGCGGTCGTGGTCGTCAGGGCGTGGCTCATGTCCAAGGAGCTCGTCTCCTTCACGCCTTCCCAGAAGTAG